A part of Aegilops tauschii subsp. strangulata cultivar AL8/78 chromosome 2, Aet v6.0, whole genome shotgun sequence genomic DNA contains:
- the LOC141041245 gene encoding uncharacterized protein: MVGKRQLLILVDSGSSINFISADLVQELHCPVEEIAAAKVTVANGGTLQCNKQVPNLQWFCQNNSFNTSLRVLPHGTYDIILGMQWLETMSPMWVDWRKKVMRFKYQGVRITLRGVRDKLTSCTTISGKHLQGLLNTGAVEQVIQLCHIVEAPATQDLIPLSVQSILDKHKQLFNTPDTLPPHRSFDHQIPLLPGAKPINSKPYRYNPMQKSEIEQQISSMLQQGVIQESTSQFASLVLLV; the protein is encoded by the coding sequence ATGGTGGGGAAAAGACAACTCCTGATCCTGGTTGATTCAGGCAGCTCCATCAATTTCATCAGTGCAGATCTAGTACAAGAATTACACTGTCCAGTGGAGGAAATTGCTGCAGCCAAAGTCACCGTTGCTAATGGTGGAACATTACAGTGCAACAAGCAGGTGCCAAATCTTCAGTGGTTCTGTCAGAACAACTCCTTCAACACCTCCCTGAGAGTGCTTCCTCATGGCACATATGACATCATCTTGGGAATGCAATGGCTAGAAACAATGAGCCCCATGTGGGTAGACTGGAGGAAAAAAGTGATGAGGTTTAAGTACCAGGGTGTGAGAATTACATTGAGAGGAGTCAGAGACAAGCTCACCTCTTGCACAACCATTTCAGGGAAACACCTACAAGGTTTACTCAATACAGGAGCTGTGGAACAAGTCATTCAGCTGTGTCACATTGTAGAAGCCCCAGCAACTCAGGACCTGATACCTCTTTCAGTTCAGTCCATTCTGGACAAACATAAGCAACTGTTTAACACACCTGATACACTGCCCCCACACAGATCATTTGATCACCAGATTCCCCTGTTACCAGGAGCTAAACCTATCAACAGCAAGCCCTACAGATACAATCCTATGCAGAAGAGTGAAATTGAGCAGCAAATCTCTTCTATGCTACAACAAGGAGTTATCCAAGAGAGCACCAGCCAATTTGCTTCTCTAGTATTGTTGGTCTGA